The Calderihabitans maritimus genome window below encodes:
- a CDS encoding zinc ribbon domain-containing protein, which translates to CSGCGYVLPDIKLSTRYWVCPECGMYHDRDINAAQNLVNYLETA; encoded by the coding sequence TGCAGCGGATGCGGTTATGTTCTGCCGGACATAAAGCTGTCAACAAGATATTGGGTCTGTCCTGAATGCGGTATGTACCATGACCGGGACATAAATGCAGCCCAAAACCTTGTTAATTATCTAGAGACGGCATAA
- the steA gene encoding putative cytokinetic ring protein SteA has product MYLKGRARVDRKTKNLIKRLQPGDIAIIDHEDLDELAAESLIAARVRAVINASPSISGKYPNLGPLNLVQAGIPLLDQVGSQVLEKLQEGDEVEIRGNCLYGPNGFLAEGIWLDEQKIRDRLEDTKENFQREIEQFVQNTLEYAWKELDIITGRLPVPPLKVSFARRHSLIVVRGQNYREDLQAIKIYIEEMRPVLIGVDGGADALLEFGYRPDIIIGDMDSVSDRALKCGAELVVHAYPDGRAPGRKRLEQLGLPFVLLPFPGTSEDVAMLLAYEMGTELIVAVGSHSNIIDFLEKGRKGMASTFLARLKVGSILVDAKGVSKLYRQTLKFRYVIEIVIAALIPFTVVLMVSPATYQLLRLLLLKLRFLFALAK; this is encoded by the coding sequence TTGTATTTAAAGGGAAGGGCCCGGGTGGATAGAAAAACCAAAAATCTGATTAAGAGGTTGCAGCCGGGAGACATAGCTATTATTGATCATGAGGATTTGGACGAACTGGCCGCGGAATCCCTAATAGCGGCTCGGGTTAGGGCGGTGATCAACGCCAGCCCTTCTATTAGCGGGAAATATCCCAACCTGGGTCCTCTAAATTTGGTACAGGCAGGCATCCCATTGCTGGATCAAGTTGGATCTCAAGTGCTGGAAAAACTGCAGGAAGGGGATGAAGTAGAGATCAGGGGGAACTGTCTGTACGGACCCAATGGTTTTCTGGCGGAAGGTATCTGGTTGGACGAGCAAAAGATTCGAGACCGCCTGGAGGATACAAAAGAAAATTTTCAGCGGGAAATTGAACAGTTTGTACAAAATACTTTAGAATATGCCTGGAAGGAATTAGATATTATCACTGGCCGACTTCCTGTTCCTCCCTTGAAAGTCAGCTTCGCCCGCAGGCACAGTTTGATCGTAGTGCGGGGTCAAAACTATCGGGAGGACCTGCAGGCCATCAAGATTTATATCGAGGAAATGCGGCCCGTTCTCATCGGCGTGGACGGCGGCGCAGATGCTCTTTTAGAGTTCGGATATCGTCCGGATATCATTATCGGAGATATGGACAGTGTTAGTGATAGGGCGTTAAAATGCGGTGCTGAGCTGGTAGTGCACGCCTATCCCGACGGTCGGGCTCCAGGTCGGAAACGACTGGAACAACTGGGACTTCCTTTTGTCCTGCTTCCCTTTCCCGGTACCAGTGAAGACGTAGCCATGCTTCTGGCTTACGAGATGGGAACGGAATTAATCGTTGCGGTAGGTAGCCATTCCAACATTATCGATTTTCTGGAGAAAGGCCGGAAGGGAATGGCCAGCACTTTTTTGGCCCGCCTGAAAGTGGGGAGTATTCTGGTTGATGCTAAAGGAGTCAGCAAGTTGTACCGCCAGACCCTAAAGTTTCGTTATGTGATCGAGATTGTAATAGCCGCCCTCATTCCTTTTACCGTAGTTTTAATGGTCTCACCTGCGACTTACCAATTACTCCGCCTTCTTTTGTTGAAGCTGCGGTTTCTTTTTGCCCTCGCAAAATGA